One genomic segment of Erysipelotrichaceae bacterium 66202529 includes these proteins:
- a CDS encoding protein-N(pi)-phosphohistidine--sugar phosphotransferase → MAKYTEMAKGVLKDIGGLENIKFVEHCATRLRIHYKNKNIIDIEALKKEDRVVGLVEKAGQIQIIIGPEVNDAYNDFLDVSGFKVMDENEAFTDDTAEDNQEKNFMYYLNVFGNKCAAIFMPIIPAMITGGLILAIKNLMVNYFGMSADGGTAQLLLNIFTAGFSFFPIWIGYSFAKSLRMEPIMGGFLGAVLFVCSDAKGLDFLGLSVPTVSYAGSVFPIILGVAVMYFVDKLLKKAIPEMFVYFLKPILTMIIVVPITLIILGPIGTELSNAVGAAIQAVMKVAGWIAMPILSALYPYMVMLGLDKAFTPIMAQSIAEIGYDPFNMVMGLVSNLCIGGSALAVAFHLKDKAQKGMISSFGITALCGVTEPAFYGSLIMRPKCLIGTAVGAVCSGLIAGIFGLQNYVVGGCPGLLSFFYFLPADGSTGNIILYFIVAAVAIIVSFIATSYILKKTDTVKG, encoded by the coding sequence ATGGCAAAATATACAGAAATGGCCAAAGGTGTTTTAAAGGATATAGGTGGTTTAGAAAATATTAAATTCGTCGAACATTGTGCAACAAGGTTGAGAATTCATTACAAGAATAAGAATATAATCGATATCGAGGCTCTGAAAAAAGAAGACCGCGTTGTAGGCCTGGTGGAAAAAGCCGGACAGATACAAATTATTATCGGGCCTGAGGTAAATGACGCATACAACGATTTTCTGGATGTTTCCGGATTCAAGGTAATGGATGAAAACGAAGCATTTACGGATGATACCGCTGAGGATAATCAGGAAAAGAATTTCATGTACTATCTAAATGTATTTGGAAATAAATGTGCTGCGATTTTTATGCCAATCATTCCGGCTATGATTACCGGAGGCTTGATTCTGGCTATTAAAAACCTGATGGTAAACTATTTTGGAATGAGTGCAGATGGTGGAACAGCACAGCTGTTATTGAATATCTTTACGGCAGGTTTTTCATTCTTCCCGATTTGGATTGGTTACTCCTTTGCGAAATCATTGCGCATGGAGCCTATCATGGGTGGTTTTCTGGGAGCTGTTTTATTTGTCTGCAGTGATGCAAAGGGACTGGATTTCCTGGGGTTAAGTGTACCTACGGTATCGTATGCAGGCAGTGTATTCCCAATCATCCTGGGTGTTGCTGTTATGTATTTTGTGGATAAGCTGCTGAAGAAAGCCATACCGGAGATGTTTGTTTATTTCTTAAAGCCGATTCTGACGATGATTATCGTCGTACCGATTACATTGATTATTTTGGGACCGATCGGTACAGAATTAAGTAATGCTGTGGGTGCTGCAATTCAGGCTGTAATGAAGGTAGCCGGATGGATTGCGATGCCTATTCTATCTGCTTTGTATCCTTACATGGTTATGCTGGGGCTGGATAAAGCCTTTACACCGATTATGGCGCAGTCAATAGCGGAAATCGGATATGATCCATTTAATATGGTAATGGGTCTGGTATCAAATTTATGTATTGGCGGCAGTGCGCTTGCTGTGGCATTTCATTTAAAGGATAAAGCGCAAAAGGGTATGATTTCCTCTTTCGGAATTACTGCTCTTTGCGGTGTTACGGAGCCTGCCTTTTACGGTTCCTTAATCATGCGTCCTAAATGTCTGATTGGAACGGCTGTTGGTGCGGTTTGTTCTGGACTTATCGCAGGTATATTCGGATTGCAGAATTATGTTGTCGGGGGGTGTCCGGGATTATTATCCTTCTTCTATTTTCTGCCTGCGGATGGTTCCACCGGAAATATTATTTTATACTTCATTGTGGCTGCTGTTGCAATCATCGTATCCTTTATCGCTACAAGCTATATTCTTAAAAAAACAGATACAGTAAAGGGATAA
- a CDS encoding PRD domain-containing protein: protein MLIKKIYNNNIAMVINEKGDEVILVGKGIVFGMKKGDEIQAENAEKKFELKGEAKHKFEKMIQDTPLDYILVSEEIIAYFKEHSTKILDDGIYVTLTDHIANTIERIRMGIDFDMAMLLNVKSLYREEYKLALHAIELLRNAFHLHIDDNEANFITLHIVNAEFKSNMMQIYTITSILESINNIVLKCFKIEVQDNYDFDRFLTHCRFFVQRIVNAEADAQQSAANQEIFQIMKEHSVRQYACVNEIAQMLEKKYNYIVNDEEKLYLLIHLNKLTKDSV, encoded by the coding sequence ATGCTAATTAAGAAAATTTATAACAATAACATCGCCATGGTTATCAATGAAAAGGGTGACGAGGTTATTCTGGTTGGAAAAGGTATCGTATTCGGTATGAAAAAGGGGGATGAAATTCAGGCTGAGAACGCAGAAAAGAAATTTGAGCTGAAAGGGGAAGCTAAGCATAAGTTTGAAAAAATGATACAGGACACACCATTGGACTATATCCTGGTATCAGAGGAAATCATCGCTTATTTTAAAGAGCACAGTACAAAAATTTTGGATGACGGTATTTATGTGACGCTTACAGATCATATAGCGAATACCATTGAGCGCATCCGTATGGGAATTGATTTTGATATGGCAATGCTGCTAAATGTAAAATCCCTTTACAGGGAAGAGTATAAGCTTGCACTGCACGCTATTGAACTGCTGCGCAACGCATTCCATCTGCATATCGATGATAATGAAGCGAATTTTATCACATTACACATTGTGAATGCGGAGTTTAAATCCAATATGATGCAGATTTATACGATAACATCCATTTTGGAAAGTATTAACAATATCGTATTGAAATGCTTCAAAATAGAAGTACAGGACAATTATGACTTTGACCGGTTTCTTACACATTGCCGTTTCTTTGTACAAAGGATCGTAAATGCGGAAGCCGACGCACAGCAATCTGCAGCTAACCAGGAAATCTTTCAAATTATGAAGGAACACAGTGTACGGCAGTACGCATGTGTGAATGAAATAGCGCAAATGCTGGAAAAGAAATATAACTACATTGTAAATGATGAGGAGAAATTATACCTTCTGATTCATTTGAATAAATTAACAAAGGACAGTGTTTAG
- a CDS encoding PTS glucose transporter subunit IIA, whose amino-acid sequence MEILFSPVNGKATKLENVKDEMFAEKMLGDGIAVIPEENELRSPVDGTITMIYETQHAIGITTKKGSDILIHIGIDTVGLKGKPFQTKARVGDQVKQGELLTVVDWDMIRSQHLDVIVPIIVTNKKVEQMEVYGDIKVGEPLFEIV is encoded by the coding sequence ATGGAAATTTTATTTAGCCCGGTAAACGGGAAAGCAACGAAGCTGGAAAATGTTAAGGATGAAATGTTCGCAGAAAAAATGCTGGGAGATGGTATTGCCGTCATACCTGAAGAAAATGAGCTGCGAAGTCCGGTGGATGGTACGATAACGATGATTTACGAAACACAGCACGCCATTGGTATTACCACAAAGAAAGGTTCTGATATCCTTATCCACATCGGCATTGATACCGTGGGCTTAAAGGGGAAGCCGTTTCAGACAAAAGCCAGAGTTGGAGATCAGGTAAAGCAGGGGGAGCTGCTGACAGTGGTTGACTGGGATATGATTCGCAGTCAACATCTGGATGTGATCGTACCGATTATCGTCACTAATAAAAAGGTTGAACAGATGGAAGTATATGGGGACATCAAAGTGGGGGAGCCTCTGTTTGAGATTGTGTAA
- a CDS encoding PHP domain-containing protein yields MIKLDLHMHSRYSDDGQYEPTELLQMCKKAGLDMMAVADHNSVRGSRIALHHQAEYGITCIPAIEIDAVSQNIGYHILGYGIDVHHPVFDEIEEHVASQEREASRKRKQLVRKLGIDFDDKRIQELSPGGITTGEAIAEAAMEYDTDKKNPLLQPYYPGGERSDNPFVNFYWDICSPGKPAYVEIIYPDVAAIVEMLHQQHAIAIVAHPGMNAKEQPDRIHDLLEAGVDGFEVYSSYHTPQQTQFYYDLAKRHQLLMSCGSDFHGKTKPSVQIGMCSMPEDENAQLVERLKALIK; encoded by the coding sequence ATGATAAAACTGGATCTTCACATGCATTCACGCTATAGCGACGATGGACAATATGAACCAACGGAATTACTTCAAATGTGCAAAAAAGCCGGTCTGGATATGATGGCAGTGGCAGATCATAACAGTGTAAGAGGCAGCCGTATAGCCCTTCATCACCAGGCAGAATATGGTATTACCTGCATTCCTGCCATTGAAATCGACGCTGTTTCACAAAATATTGGATATCATATTCTCGGATATGGTATTGATGTGCATCACCCGGTGTTTGACGAAATTGAGGAGCATGTGGCATCACAGGAGCGGGAAGCAAGCAGGAAGCGCAAACAGCTGGTACGAAAGCTGGGAATTGATTTTGATGATAAGCGGATACAGGAGCTGAGTCCGGGAGGAATTACAACCGGAGAAGCAATCGCTGAGGCTGCGATGGAATATGATACAGATAAAAAAAATCCACTTCTGCAGCCGTATTATCCGGGTGGGGAGCGCAGTGATAATCCCTTTGTCAATTTCTACTGGGATATCTGTTCGCCAGGAAAACCGGCATATGTGGAAATTATATATCCGGATGTAGCTGCTATTGTGGAAATGCTGCATCAGCAGCATGCGATTGCCATCGTTGCTCATCCCGGTATGAATGCTAAGGAGCAGCCTGATCGCATTCATGATCTTTTGGAAGCAGGAGTTGATGGATTTGAAGTATATAGCTCCTATCATACGCCACAGCAGACACAGTTTTATTATGATCTGGCGAAACGCCATCAGCTGTTGATGTCCTGCGGCAGTGATTTTCATGGGAAAACAAAGCCCTCAGTACAGATTGGGATGTGCAGTATGCCGGAGGATGAAAATGCTCAGCTGGTGGAACGACTGAAAGCCCTAATAAAATAA
- a CDS encoding ROK family protein: MAWNPIQMKNENLSVLRGVFLNQRCATKPQLAKLSGLSVVSVNSLLNELLENGEVQQDQMMPSGGGRPAWQYRYNERYKMALTAYMYVHNGKEQLYLEVHDLFQELLSSVRYAIEELDADKLEQIISQLMKQYPTISVMVFGIPGTEHKGKLKVMDYAVFQSQKLFNRLRSTYQIPVLIENDINAALFGYCQRQNIRQECTAGLYFPRKYSPGSAVYIRGDIYRGANHMVGELDQLPLGVNWTKENLSDEEQLHNMDLLIQSIACMYDPHALLIYCDTMTEALLKQLISIIKTEWKVLTPPDIILRNDIHEDFSLGVQAIAARELFDQIIRKERGASL; this comes from the coding sequence TTGGCCTGGAATCCCATACAAATGAAAAATGAAAATTTATCCGTATTACGGGGTGTGTTTTTAAATCAGCGCTGTGCGACTAAGCCGCAGCTGGCCAAGCTGAGCGGTTTAAGTGTCGTAAGTGTCAACTCCCTGTTGAATGAGCTGCTGGAAAACGGTGAAGTACAGCAGGATCAAATGATGCCCTCAGGCGGAGGCCGGCCGGCATGGCAATACCGCTATAATGAACGATATAAAATGGCACTGACTGCGTATATGTATGTTCACAATGGCAAGGAACAGCTGTATCTGGAGGTACATGATCTCTTTCAGGAGCTTCTGTCATCCGTTAGGTATGCCATAGAGGAGCTCGATGCGGATAAGCTGGAACAGATTATTTCACAACTGATGAAGCAGTATCCCACAATATCGGTTATGGTATTCGGTATACCGGGAACCGAACACAAGGGGAAGCTGAAGGTTATGGATTATGCAGTCTTTCAGTCGCAAAAGCTGTTTAATAGACTTCGCAGCACCTATCAAATACCGGTGCTTATCGAAAATGATATCAATGCGGCCTTATTCGGATACTGCCAGCGTCAGAATATCCGCCAGGAATGTACAGCCGGACTATATTTTCCAAGAAAATACTCCCCTGGATCAGCGGTCTATATCCGGGGAGATATCTATCGCGGTGCCAATCATATGGTCGGTGAGCTGGACCAGCTGCCGCTTGGTGTTAATTGGACGAAAGAAAATCTCAGCGATGAGGAGCAGCTGCATAATATGGATCTGCTGATACAAAGCATTGCCTGTATGTATGATCCTCATGCACTTCTGATTTATTGTGATACGATGACAGAAGCATTGCTGAAGCAGCTGATTAGCATCATAAAAACAGAATGGAAGGTGCTTACACCGCCGGATATCATTCTGAGGAATGATATACACGAGGATTTCTCTCTCGGTGTTCAGGCGATTGCCGCCAGAGAGCTATTTGATCAGATTATACGAAAAGAAAGAGGTGCATCCCTATGA
- the hxlA gene encoding 3-hexulose-6-phosphate synthase: MKLQLALDDITLEDAIALVHRVHDYVDIIEIGTPFVIAYGMEAVRVMKKEFPEKELLADLKIMDAGDYEAEEALQAGADYVTVLGVTDILTVKGCVAAANRYGKQVVVDMICVEDMPKKIAQMEEIQAHIVAVHVGADQQAAGREPLQDLKLMKQCVKAAGVSVAGGINGNTISDYVALEPDIVIVGSGITHAQDPVREAERIYKAVHSK, encoded by the coding sequence ATGAAGCTGCAACTGGCATTGGATGATATTACACTGGAGGACGCGATAGCCCTTGTACACAGGGTACACGATTATGTCGATATTATAGAAATCGGTACACCGTTTGTGATTGCATACGGTATGGAGGCCGTACGTGTGATGAAGAAGGAATTTCCGGAAAAAGAGCTTCTGGCAGATTTGAAAATTATGGATGCCGGAGATTATGAGGCAGAGGAAGCCCTACAGGCCGGAGCGGATTATGTTACAGTTTTGGGAGTTACCGATATTCTGACAGTCAAGGGCTGTGTCGCAGCGGCTAACCGTTATGGAAAACAGGTTGTTGTGGATATGATTTGTGTGGAGGATATGCCAAAGAAAATAGCCCAGATGGAGGAAATTCAGGCACATATTGTTGCTGTACATGTCGGTGCTGATCAGCAGGCGGCAGGGAGAGAGCCGCTTCAGGATTTAAAGCTGATGAAGCAATGTGTAAAAGCAGCCGGTGTATCTGTGGCCGGAGGAATCAATGGAAACACAATTTCCGATTATGTGGCGTTGGAGCCGGATATCGTCATAGTAGGCTCCGGTATTACGCATGCACAGGATCCAGTCAGGGAAGCTGAACGGATTTATAAAGCGGTACACAGCAAATAA
- a CDS encoding mannose-6-phosphate isomerase — MKKIVKILPFYEPRMWGGGDRLEKEFHYHTDVKPLGEVYNVVALKGHADCDVPEMKLTLSALYKEYPHWFNCDTDELPVRVNILDPVADLSVQLHPDDAFARAYNGGRGKPEAWVILDTTENGRIQFGHRAKTIEEFKEKTEQQDWEGLLKYLKAVKDAFIDIPAGTLHAIGAGVLTYNISRNADCTLRLYDYDRKDPSTGEKRAIQPEQVYENVNMPDTSTEFVLYPSSFERGIHVTRYWDEPGLYTLMRLQVEEKGTFSHPRFAFYTCVEGEGSIQGVSIRKGETVLVPEGMGMLEFKGNMDVFLASYRNEKED; from the coding sequence ATGAAGAAAATCGTTAAAATACTACCGTTTTATGAACCGCGTATGTGGGGCGGCGGAGACCGTCTGGAAAAGGAATTTCACTATCATACAGATGTCAAGCCGCTGGGAGAGGTATATAATGTCGTGGCACTGAAGGGGCATGCGGATTGTGATGTTCCGGAAATGAAGCTAACATTGTCCGCATTATACAAGGAATACCCGCACTGGTTCAACTGCGATACAGATGAGCTTCCCGTGCGCGTCAATATACTTGATCCCGTCGCTGATCTTTCCGTGCAGCTGCATCCGGATGATGCATTTGCCAGAGCATACAATGGCGGACGAGGAAAACCGGAAGCATGGGTAATTCTGGATACAACTGAAAATGGAAGGATTCAGTTTGGACATAGGGCGAAAACGATTGAGGAATTTAAAGAGAAAACTGAGCAACAGGACTGGGAGGGACTGCTGAAATATCTGAAAGCGGTCAAGGATGCGTTTATTGATATTCCTGCCGGTACACTTCATGCGATTGGAGCTGGTGTGCTGACATATAATATATCCAGAAATGCAGATTGTACGTTACGCTTATATGATTATGACCGTAAGGATCCCTCTACGGGAGAAAAGCGTGCTATACAGCCGGAACAGGTTTATGAAAATGTAAATATGCCGGATACTTCAACGGAATTTGTACTGTATCCTTCCAGCTTTGAGCGTGGAATTCATGTGACAAGATACTGGGATGAGCCTGGACTGTACACCCTGATGCGTCTGCAGGTTGAAGAAAAGGGTACCTTCTCACATCCGCGCTTTGCGTTTTATACGTGTGTTGAAGGCGAAGGAAGCATACAGGGAGTCTCAATCAGAAAAGGAGAGACTGTGCTGGTACCGGAGGGTATGGGCATGCTGGAGTTTAAAGGAAACATGGATGTCTTTTTGGCATCCTATCGAAATGAGAAGGAGGATTAG
- a CDS encoding DeoR family transcriptional regulator translates to MKIPTFERRNEITRMLQEQGYVKAQQLAEQYQVSMETIRKDLKYLEAAGIARKEYGGAGLSLLDVEHTLPVRMEHVSKKQEIARYALSFLKDAKVIFLDAGTTIHELAKLLNTCRPLDIVTNSLLAWETLDASLHNVFLTGGKKREKNRSLTGSWCVQAIESVHADVCFLGTSGISERKGPTTHSYQELEAKKAMIRQSERIYVLADSDKFQESGFHTLCSWEEIDGIITDASLSARAYEHYEKQVPIWMAQEDGYEENR, encoded by the coding sequence GTGAAGATACCAACCTTTGAACGCCGCAATGAAATAACCAGAATGCTGCAGGAGCAGGGCTATGTGAAGGCACAGCAGCTTGCAGAGCAGTATCAGGTAAGCATGGAAACCATTCGCAAGGATTTAAAATATCTGGAGGCTGCGGGAATTGCTCGTAAGGAATATGGCGGAGCAGGACTATCGCTGCTCGATGTGGAACACACGCTTCCTGTACGAATGGAGCATGTGTCAAAAAAACAGGAAATTGCCCGTTATGCTCTTAGCTTTCTAAAGGATGCCAAGGTAATTTTTCTGGATGCTGGAACGACCATACATGAGCTTGCGAAGCTGCTGAATACCTGCCGTCCTCTGGATATTGTGACCAATTCGCTTCTGGCCTGGGAAACACTGGATGCATCACTGCATAATGTATTTCTGACCGGAGGAAAGAAACGGGAGAAAAACCGTTCTCTAACAGGCAGCTGGTGCGTACAGGCAATCGAATCCGTGCATGCGGATGTATGCTTTTTGGGAACCAGCGGTATATCTGAACGGAAAGGACCAACCACACATTCCTATCAGGAGCTGGAGGCAAAAAAGGCTATGATACGTCAGAGTGAAAGAATTTATGTTTTAGCGGATAGTGATAAATTTCAGGAATCCGGCTTTCATACCCTGTGCAGCTGGGAGGAAATTGACGGTATCATCACGGATGCTTCTTTATCCGCGAGAGCTTATGAGCATTATGAAAAGCAGGTGCCGATCTGGATGGCACAGGAGGATGGATATGAAGAAAATCGTTAA
- a CDS encoding gfo/Idh/MocA family oxidoreductase, translating into MKLGIAGAGMIVIQGLLEFVHDIKGIELVGICATKRSEEKLKKLSEEHGITYMFTDYEEMLKLDEIDTVYVAVNNHLHYEFTRKAILAGKHVICEKPFTVHVDELKELIALAEQQQVMLLEAITNQYYPNYIELKKQLERIGNVHVVSCNYSQYSSRFDAFKRGEILPAFNADMAGGALMDLNVYNIHFNAGLFGMPKDVQYYANIDKRVDTSGVLVLDYGTFKSVCIAAKDCAGPSQAVIEGENGYLEVEGSASVCAAVAYSYRDTHEEGRFNSHPDVHRMKFEFVEFERILREQDWKRVEEGQKESLIVMEIITQAREKAGL; encoded by the coding sequence ATGAAATTAGGTATTGCTGGAGCAGGTATGATCGTAATACAGGGCCTGCTGGAATTTGTACATGATATAAAAGGAATAGAGCTTGTCGGCATCTGTGCGACCAAACGTTCTGAAGAAAAGCTGAAAAAACTAAGTGAGGAGCATGGCATCACATATATGTTTACTGATTATGAGGAAATGCTGAAGCTGGATGAAATCGATACAGTATATGTAGCTGTGAACAACCATTTGCATTATGAGTTCACCCGGAAAGCCATTCTTGCCGGAAAGCATGTTATTTGTGAAAAGCCGTTCACGGTTCATGTCGATGAATTAAAGGAGCTGATTGCACTGGCTGAGCAACAGCAGGTTATGCTGCTGGAGGCAATTACCAACCAATACTATCCAAATTATATCGAATTAAAAAAGCAGCTGGAGAGAATAGGAAACGTACATGTTGTATCCTGTAATTATTCTCAGTATTCCTCCCGTTTTGATGCATTTAAACGCGGGGAGATTCTGCCTGCATTCAATGCGGATATGGCAGGCGGTGCACTCATGGATTTGAATGTATACAACATACACTTCAATGCAGGCTTGTTTGGTATGCCTAAGGATGTACAGTATTATGCAAATATTGATAAGCGTGTGGATACATCAGGTGTTTTAGTGCTGGATTATGGTACCTTTAAATCCGTATGTATAGCCGCAAAGGATTGTGCGGGACCTTCGCAGGCAGTGATTGAAGGAGAAAACGGTTATCTGGAGGTGGAAGGCTCTGCTTCTGTTTGCGCGGCGGTAGCCTACTCATACCGTGATACTCATGAAGAAGGTCGTTTCAATTCTCATCCGGATGTACATCGTATGAAATTTGAATTCGTAGAATTTGAACGTATTTTGCGTGAACAGGACTGGAAGCGTGTGGAGGAAGGACAGAAGGAAAGCCTGATTGTTATGGAAATCATTACGCAGGCCAGAGAGAAGGCAGGTCTGTAG
- a CDS encoding GNAT family N-acetyltransferase produces MKISEMLQDDIGLVLPFYIEQYNVYEGNCWTEKTAGKRIRQLFSINDNYALIMKDCNNKAIGFVIGYFKQYGDLFAYTLEEIVISHNEQNKGYGSMLLVELEKRVKEKGGAGIELQAVKDQMHEKYYGKAGYRDANNFTIKCKWF; encoded by the coding sequence ATGAAAATAAGTGAAATGTTACAGGATGATATTGGGCTTGTCCTACCCTTTTATATTGAACAATATAACGTATACGAGGGAAACTGCTGGACAGAAAAAACGGCAGGAAAACGTATACGGCAGTTATTTAGTATCAACGATAATTATGCACTTATTATGAAGGACTGCAACAATAAGGCAATAGGGTTTGTGATAGGTTATTTCAAACAATATGGTGATCTTTTTGCATATACTTTAGAAGAAATTGTGATTTCACATAATGAGCAGAATAAAGGCTATGGAAGTATGTTACTTGTAGAGCTTGAAAAAAGAGTAAAAGAAAAAGGTGGTGCGGGAATAGAATTACAGGCTGTAAAAGATCAAATGCATGAGAAGTACTATGGAAAAGCGGGTTACCGTGATGCTAATAATTTTACTATTAAGTGTAAATGGTTTTAA
- a CDS encoding DUF1349 domain-containing protein: protein MDMKKVKWTREPRDYSISEDKIEIITKPKTDLWQRTYYHFQNDNAPVLQMETDKKFFSFIVKTNFEESHNRFDQCGIVMYLDSENWLKGSVEYENKEFQHLGSVVTNNGYSDWATTEIPASVKSIWYRLSRREDDYCIECSEDGIRFKQMRVCHMYHGGGRIRFGVYACSPEDSSFKAVFTDMKLTECMWKAHDGQQPD, encoded by the coding sequence ATGGATATGAAAAAAGTTAAGTGGACAAGAGAACCACGAGATTATAGCATTTCAGAAGACAAAATTGAAATCATTACAAAACCAAAAACAGATTTATGGCAGAGAACTTATTATCACTTTCAGAATGATAATGCCCCTGTTTTGCAAATGGAAACAGATAAAAAATTCTTCAGTTTTATAGTAAAAACAAATTTTGAAGAAAGTCATAATCGCTTTGATCAATGTGGAATTGTTATGTATCTTGATAGTGAAAACTGGTTAAAAGGATCTGTCGAATATGAGAATAAAGAGTTTCAGCATCTTGGCAGTGTAGTAACCAATAATGGATATTCCGATTGGGCAACAACAGAGATTCCCGCTTCTGTAAAGTCTATCTGGTATCGATTGAGTAGACGAGAGGATGATTATTGTATTGAGTGCTCCGAGGATGGAATAAGATTCAAACAAATGCGAGTATGTCATATGTATCACGGAGGAGGTCGAATTCGATTCGGGGTATATGCTTGTTCACCAGAGGATTCCTCTTTCAAGGCTGTTTTCACAGATATGAAATTGACAGAATGTATGTGGAAAGCACATGATGGTCAGCAACCTGATTAA
- a CDS encoding DUF3784 domain-containing protein, with protein sequence MNIGCIVSSIGCLFFLMLALIFTLLKERGAILISGFNSLSEKERESYDKAKMSQDQRNLFLIWAVIWGIGAILSYLFTQYIAIIACIIWLIIFFRDVHFDEEKAFGKYKK encoded by the coding sequence ATGAATATTGGTTGCATTGTGAGTAGTATAGGCTGTTTGTTTTTTCTAATGCTCGCTCTTATTTTTACACTTTTAAAAGAGAGAGGAGCTATACTGATCAGCGGATTTAATTCTCTATCTGAAAAAGAAAGAGAGTCATACGATAAAGCAAAAATGAGTCAAGACCAAAGAAATTTATTTCTTATATGGGCCGTTATTTGGGGGATTGGCGCTATCTTATCTTATTTATTTACGCAATATATAGCGATTATCGCATGTATTATATGGCTAATTATCTTTTTTAGAGATGTACATTTTGATGAGGAAAAAGCATTTGGGAAATATAAAAAATAA
- a CDS encoding helix-turn-helix domain-containing protein: MPKDGTALLPMFAHRCMRHTVYGKKLRYETYKSSQVLRSLNDPIDYFGLVVEGVLKAEQYTSQGNVLCSAYFEDNDVFPELLYFTGKRTYTYTLVAVKRTTVAWMHVSDMEDMLKEDTEMMKAFMLYLSKRGLRNQMLLSCLMYQTIQERVAYWLLSMNHLSEHERIPLPRSQTIWANTLHVSRSSLNQELKRMEKEGIFRIDGHVLILLDQKKLEDIL; this comes from the coding sequence ATGCCAAAGGATGGGACTGCTTTGTTACCAATGTTTGCCCATCGCTGTATGCGGCATACGGTATATGGTAAAAAACTGCGGTATGAAACATACAAAAGCTCGCAGGTACTGCGTTCTTTGAATGATCCGATTGATTATTTCGGTCTGGTTGTAGAGGGCGTGTTAAAGGCTGAGCAGTATACGAGTCAGGGAAATGTATTGTGCAGTGCTTATTTTGAGGATAATGATGTATTTCCGGAGCTGCTGTATTTTACAGGGAAGCGAACGTATACGTATACACTGGTTGCTGTAAAGCGGACGACGGTTGCCTGGATGCATGTAAGTGATATGGAGGACATGCTGAAGGAGGATACGGAAATGATGAAGGCCTTCATGCTGTATCTGTCAAAACGCGGTTTGCGTAACCAGATGCTGCTGAGCTGTCTGATGTATCAGACGATACAGGAGCGTGTTGCATACTGGCTGCTGAGCATGAATCACTTATCGGAGCATGAACGGATTCCCCTCCCACGTTCTCAGACAATTTGGGCGAATACCCTGCATGTGAGCCGCTCCTCATTAAATCAGGAGCTGAAGCGCATGGAGAAGGAGGGAATCTTTCGGATTGACGGACACGTGTTGATTCTCCTGGATCAGAAAAAGCTGGAGGATATTCTGTAA